In Aminobacterium sp. MB27-C1, a single genomic region encodes these proteins:
- the buk gene encoding butyrate kinase, whose translation MAFKILAINPGSTSTKVAIYEDRSCLSEVSYEHDQEILSLGIWEQYGERKRVIMKALSEADIPLSEINAIAARGGRVRPVPSGVYSVNNALLEDSKSSINGAHASSLAVFLGEDFAEVAKCPVYIVDPVSVDEMVPEARYSGTPLITRKSLSHALNSKEVARKASLKLGMNYENLNLVVAHLGGGTTISAHKNGRMIDVINDFEGSFTPERSGGLPTLDLVSLCFSGKFSKDEVMRMIEGDGGFKAYLGTKNLKQIEEQILAGDEKSSLLMQAYLYQLTKTIGSIVAILNFKVDALCITGGIAKSQRICSALSDRFSKMTQVLFFPGSFEMEALALRVLNVMEGKERARVYPEGDFI comes from the coding sequence ATGGCATTTAAGATTCTAGCCATTAATCCGGGATCTACTTCAACGAAAGTAGCAATTTATGAAGATCGCTCATGTCTATCAGAGGTTTCATATGAGCATGATCAAGAGATATTATCCCTGGGAATATGGGAGCAATATGGAGAAAGAAAACGAGTAATCATGAAAGCGCTTTCTGAGGCCGATATTCCCTTAAGTGAAATTAATGCAATAGCTGCACGTGGAGGGCGGGTACGGCCAGTTCCTTCTGGTGTGTATTCTGTGAATAATGCTCTTCTTGAAGATTCTAAAAGCAGCATTAATGGAGCACATGCATCTTCGCTTGCAGTCTTTTTAGGAGAAGATTTTGCAGAAGTTGCAAAGTGTCCTGTCTATATAGTTGATCCGGTTTCTGTAGATGAGATGGTACCTGAAGCAAGATATTCAGGTACCCCTCTCATTACGCGTAAAAGTTTAAGTCATGCTCTTAATTCTAAGGAAGTTGCACGTAAAGCTTCTTTGAAGTTGGGTATGAATTATGAGAACCTCAACCTTGTAGTTGCCCATTTAGGTGGTGGAACAACTATTAGTGCCCATAAAAATGGACGCATGATTGATGTTATTAATGATTTTGAAGGGAGCTTTACGCCTGAACGATCTGGAGGATTACCGACTTTAGATTTAGTTAGTCTTTGTTTTTCCGGAAAGTTTTCTAAAGATGAGGTAATGCGCATGATAGAGGGAGACGGTGGGTTTAAAGCATATTTGGGAACCAAAAACTTGAAGCAGATTGAAGAACAAATTTTAGCTGGGGATGAAAAAAGTTCCCTCTTGATGCAGGCATATCTTTATCAACTGACAAAGACTATTGGAAGTATTGTTGCCATTTTAAATTTCAAAGTCGATGCTTTATGTATTACTGGTGGAATTGCAAAGTCACAAAGAATTTGTTCTGCTTTAAGCGATAGATTTTCAAAAATGACGCAAGTTTTATTTTTTCCAGGATCCTTTGAAATGGAAGCATTAGCTTTGCGTGTTTTGAATGTTATGGAAGGCAAAGAGCGGGCTCGTGTTTATCCAGAAGGAGATTTTATATGA
- a CDS encoding TRAP transporter large permease, translated as MVIVLLGALFVLIGLGVPIAFSIGLSSLLYLTLCGYPSFLVAQRTVQGIYSYPFLALPFFVFAGMLMDSGGITERLMKLASALVGHFKGGLAAVTVTASVLFGALSGSGVGDTAAIGSIMIPAMKKKGYDASFAAALMGCSGVLASLIPPSLTTVIIGAVGGISIGGLLLGGLVPGLLTAFSLIAVSTIISIKKGYGGEKKATFQELCLAIKGSLIPMMAPVIILGGILTGVFTVTEAAVVAVVYSLFVALFVYREVSIKDLPDVAFKAVKISVSIMIIVGLASLFGWVLTAEQIPLILTKFFIAISPNKWVFLLIINLFVLLLGTFMETTAIVIILIPVLMPVVAAYELNPIYFGIVFLLNTCVGANTPPLGVTLMTASKIADVSFTKASRAVWPFLGATVVALILTVIFPALTTTLPALVLGSH; from the coding sequence ATGGTTATTGTTTTGCTAGGTGCTTTATTTGTTCTTATTGGTCTTGGTGTTCCTATTGCCTTTTCTATAGGACTTTCATCACTGCTCTATCTGACGTTGTGTGGTTACCCCTCTTTTCTTGTTGCACAGAGAACTGTACAGGGCATTTATAGTTATCCTTTTTTAGCGTTGCCGTTCTTTGTCTTTGCTGGAATGTTAATGGATTCCGGTGGAATAACTGAAAGATTAATGAAGCTCGCAAGTGCTTTGGTTGGGCATTTTAAGGGTGGTTTGGCAGCTGTTACTGTAACTGCAAGTGTACTTTTTGGTGCATTGTCTGGATCTGGTGTAGGGGATACAGCGGCAATTGGCTCTATTATGATTCCTGCCATGAAGAAAAAGGGGTACGATGCGTCTTTCGCTGCAGCCCTAATGGGGTGTTCCGGAGTGTTGGCATCATTGATTCCTCCAAGTCTTACTACCGTTATTATAGGTGCTGTAGGTGGAATTTCTATTGGCGGGCTTCTCTTAGGTGGACTTGTTCCTGGACTTCTCACGGCTTTCTCTTTAATAGCGGTGTCAACAATTATTTCTATTAAAAAGGGATACGGTGGAGAAAAGAAAGCTACATTTCAAGAACTTTGTTTAGCGATTAAGGGGAGTCTTATCCCAATGATGGCTCCTGTAATTATTTTGGGAGGAATACTTACTGGAGTTTTTACAGTAACAGAAGCAGCTGTCGTAGCAGTAGTTTACTCTCTTTTTGTTGCTTTGTTTGTATATCGGGAAGTCTCTATTAAAGATTTACCAGATGTTGCTTTTAAAGCTGTGAAAATTTCTGTATCAATAATGATTATTGTTGGCTTAGCCTCTCTTTTCGGTTGGGTGTTAACCGCAGAACAGATTCCACTTATTTTAACGAAATTTTTTATAGCTATTTCTCCAAACAAATGGGTTTTCTTATTGATTATAAATTTGTTTGTTCTTCTCTTAGGAACATTTATGGAAACTACGGCAATAGTTATTATATTAATTCCTGTCCTTATGCCTGTAGTTGCTGCCTATGAACTCAATCCCATCTATTTTGGAATAGTTTTCTTGCTGAATACATGCGTTGGAGCAAATACACCTCCTTTAGGAGTAACCCTTATGACAGCGTCTAAAATCGCAGATGTTTCATTTACAAAGGCGTCTAGAGCAGTATGGCCTTTCCTTGGTGCTACTGTCGTAGCTTTGATTCTTACTGTTATATTCCCTGCACTCACCACCACGTTACCTGCGTTGGTCTTAGGAAGTCATTAG
- a CDS encoding DctP family TRAP transporter solute-binding subunit, whose protein sequence is MNGSSRRNRFRVSLVILSCIMAVGLVFGGSGICEAKAKYVLKVGHVFTSSHPWQKALEGMASDVAEATNGEVEIRVFPSSQLGGDRDMAEGLQMGSIEMALIGTGALQSLDKVMIVEELPYAWVKRENAYKALDGELGEILKDRMKSKGIIGLSFWASGYRHITNNVRPINTVDDLKGLKLRVPEAEMRIDTFKELGTLPTPLAFSEVFTALQQRVVDGQENPLATIYSSKFFEVQKYLCISRHIWGSAFLAISEKTWNNLPEEYRTIISDKAEVWKEKERQMIVDSEKSILEDLKAKGMVVTEPELGIFKEKVAPVWTKYESVFGKDIIDVVRKYSNL, encoded by the coding sequence ATGAATGGTAGCAGTCGTCGCAACAGATTTCGCGTGTCTTTAGTTATTTTATCTTGCATTATGGCAGTGGGTCTTGTTTTTGGCGGTTCTGGTATATGTGAAGCTAAGGCCAAATATGTTTTAAAGGTTGGGCACGTATTTACGTCGTCGCATCCGTGGCAGAAAGCATTGGAAGGAATGGCTTCTGATGTTGCTGAAGCAACGAATGGAGAAGTAGAAATAAGGGTTTTCCCCTCATCTCAGCTTGGTGGAGACCGTGACATGGCAGAAGGACTTCAAATGGGATCAATCGAGATGGCTCTTATCGGAACTGGTGCATTGCAGTCTCTCGATAAAGTTATGATAGTTGAAGAACTTCCATATGCTTGGGTAAAAAGAGAAAATGCATATAAAGCCTTGGATGGAGAATTAGGTGAAATTTTAAAAGATCGTATGAAGAGCAAAGGTATTATTGGGCTAAGTTTCTGGGCAAGTGGCTATCGTCATATTACCAACAATGTAAGACCAATAAATACAGTTGATGATTTAAAAGGTTTGAAACTTCGTGTTCCAGAAGCAGAGATGAGAATAGATACATTTAAAGAATTAGGAACATTACCTACCCCCCTAGCATTTTCCGAAGTTTTCACAGCTTTACAGCAGAGAGTCGTTGATGGTCAGGAAAATCCTCTCGCAACAATTTATTCCTCCAAGTTTTTTGAAGTTCAAAAATATCTTTGTATTTCCAGACATATTTGGGGTTCCGCTTTCTTAGCTATAAGTGAGAAGACTTGGAATAATCTTCCAGAAGAATATAGAACTATCATCTCTGACAAAGCGGAAGTATGGAAAGAAAAAGAGCGCCAGATGATCGTTGATTCGGAGAAAAGCATCCTTGAAGATCTGAAAGCAAAAGGGATGGTTGTTACTGAACCTGAACTCGGTATTTTTAAAGAGAAAGTAGCACCTGTATGGACAAAATACGAAAGTGTCTTTGGTAAAGATATTATTGATGTAGTGCGCAAATATTCCAACCTTTAA
- a CDS encoding sugar phosphate isomerase/epimerase, protein MKFAYMIATPEVKGKHITALRGDYDSLFKLLKSQGYDGVEFMTKNPFEANLELLAEKAVQYELEVPVICTGEMYGEDKLSFADPDDEVRKEAVRRTKKLMEIASDLGAHVNVGRLRGRFLENIPKEKTLQWVQECLCECASVSRDAHLLIEPICKDYENFILTTSEGVDFLKLLGVANVRLMLDYIHMISEDEDIPHSIDMAMSWVDHVHVCDSDRLPLGYGSFDLSSFFNLLGKASYDRFVSVESFPTDNPEEDVRSSIEALHRFASID, encoded by the coding sequence ATGAAATTTGCGTACATGATTGCAACACCTGAAGTTAAAGGAAAACATATAACAGCGCTAAGAGGGGATTACGATAGTCTCTTTAAATTGTTGAAATCTCAAGGTTACGACGGAGTCGAATTTATGACAAAAAATCCATTTGAGGCAAACCTTGAATTGTTAGCTGAAAAAGCTGTGCAATATGAATTAGAAGTTCCTGTTATTTGTACTGGGGAAATGTACGGGGAGGATAAGTTGTCTTTTGCCGATCCTGATGACGAAGTACGTAAAGAGGCTGTGAGAAGAACTAAAAAACTAATGGAAATAGCCTCTGATTTGGGAGCTCATGTCAACGTTGGTCGGTTGCGAGGGCGCTTTTTAGAAAATATCCCCAAAGAAAAAACGTTACAGTGGGTTCAAGAGTGTTTATGCGAATGTGCTTCTGTGTCGAGAGATGCGCATCTGTTGATTGAACCCATATGTAAAGATTATGAAAATTTCATATTAACTACATCTGAAGGTGTTGATTTTCTTAAATTGTTGGGGGTAGCAAATGTTCGCCTCATGCTTGATTACATACATATGATTTCGGAAGATGAAGATATTCCTCATAGTATCGATATGGCAATGAGTTGGGTTGACCATGTACATGTCTGTGATTCAGACCGCTTACCTCTGGGATATGGTTCTTTTGACCTTTCTTCATTCTTTAATTTATTGGGAAAAGCGTCATATGATCGATTCGTATCAGTAGAATCCTTCCCTACTGATAATCCTGAAGAAGATGTAAGAAGTAGCATTGAGGCATTACATCGATTTGCTTCCATTGATTAA
- a CDS encoding TRAP transporter small permease — translation MYQLFKKKLMSLLKFAVCSLLFLMTADVFTGVIFRYVLKKPLVWVDELALISAVWLALLGASVVYEDNQHLCVDFLMERLSERGKVRLELIINILIMPLFVVMLRGGLALIGTTYTSITPGLKVSVAIEYLPAFIGGSLLLLFNVEKIINNIKTLSLGK, via the coding sequence TTGTATCAGTTATTTAAGAAAAAACTAATGTCTTTGTTGAAATTTGCTGTTTGTTCGCTTCTTTTTCTTATGACAGCGGATGTGTTTACCGGGGTCATATTCAGATATGTCTTAAAAAAGCCACTTGTGTGGGTAGATGAATTAGCTCTTATTAGTGCTGTATGGCTGGCCCTGTTAGGAGCTAGCGTTGTATATGAAGATAATCAGCATCTTTGTGTAGATTTTCTTATGGAGAGACTATCAGAGCGAGGGAAGGTCCGCTTAGAGTTAATAATAAATATATTAATTATGCCTCTTTTTGTGGTTATGCTTAGAGGTGGGTTAGCTTTAATAGGAACTACATATACATCTATTACCCCCGGTTTAAAGGTGAGTGTAGCAATAGAGTATTTACCTGCATTTATAGGTGGTTCGTTACTTTTGTTATTTAACGTAGAGAAAATAATTAATAACATTAAAACATTATCTTTAGGAAAGTAA